The region GCGAAGCGGACGGCCTGTGCAAAGAGACATCGCCGCTCAATCCGGTAACCGAAAGCGGGCGCGTGTTAAAAGAGCTGGAGCAGTGGCTGCACCATCTGCCGGGCACGTCGGTCGATATTCTGCGCCTCGCCGGGCTCGTAGGGCCGGGGCGCCATCCGGGGCGTTTCTTTGCCGGTAAAAGCGCGCCAAACGGCGGACATGGCGTCAATCTCGTGCATCTTGAGGACGTGATCGGCGCCATTAGCCTCCTCTTGCAGGCGCCGAAGGGCGGCCATATTTATAACCTGTGCGCCCCGCAGCACCCGGCACGCGCCGAGTTTTACCCGGTAATGGCGCGCCAGCTTGGCCTGGAGCCGCCGCGCTTTAGCGACAGCCCCGTGGGCAGCAAAGGCAAACTCATCGACGGCAACCGGATCTGTCATGAGCTGGGGTTCGAGTATCTCTACCCGGACCCGCTGGTTATGCCAATGGCGTAAGCGCCTGATGGTCGGCCTGCCAGACACGGCAGGCCGCCACAAAGGCGTCGAAGATCTGTTTCGAGAGCGGTTCATCGCGCAGCGCGCCCCATTCCGGGTGCCACT is a window of Cronobacter muytjensii ATCC 51329 DNA encoding:
- a CDS encoding SDR family oxidoreductase gives rise to the protein MKKVAIVGLGWLGMPLALALNARGWQVAGSKTTADGVEAARMCGIESYQLELLPEMVCDSDDLEALFNADALVVTLPARRTGGNGEYYLQAVQQVVDSALAHQIPRIIFTSSTSVYGEADGLCKETSPLNPVTESGRVLKELEQWLHHLPGTSVDILRLAGLVGPGRHPGRFFAGKSAPNGGHGVNLVHLEDVIGAISLLLQAPKGGHIYNLCAPQHPARAEFYPVMARQLGLEPPRFSDSPVGSKGKLIDGNRICHELGFEYLYPDPLVMPMA